A window of the Electrophorus electricus isolate fEleEle1 chromosome 11, fEleEle1.pri, whole genome shotgun sequence genome harbors these coding sequences:
- the LOC113584109 gene encoding cytochrome c oxidase assembly factor 8 isoform X2 encodes MKPPCRTRRSILTSSRHSAGQPPQDENTRFNPAPTSKYDWIGPPDRLSNLRPVIYHIPENETQLERKLRHLRQETEDWNHAFWTYQNVTFTKEKEQFILSQLKLKGLTEKDERGRQRTLSSEEMAVFYKHFLDKNCKKHASYNKEWYRRNFTITLLMGRVTLHSIWRALSGQVRSKRKTMMPE; translated from the exons ATGAAACCACCGTGCAG AACCCGTCGTAGTATCCTGACAAGCAGTCGACACAGCGCTGGCCAACCTCCACAAGATGAG aACACTAGATTCAACCCAGCACCAACATCAAAATACGACTGGATTGGCCCACCAGACAGACTGTCAAATCTCCGACCAGTTATATATCATATCCCTGAAAATGAGACCCAACTGGAGAGAAAACTAAGACATCTGAGGCAGGAAACAGAGGACTGGAATCATGCGTTTTGGACATACCAGAATGTCACGTTCACTAAG GAAAAAGAACAATTCATACTGTCCCAGCTGAAGCTAAAAGGCTTGACAGAAAAAGATGAGAGAG GACGACAAAGGACCTTGAGTAGCGAGGAGATGGCAGTCTTCTACAAACACTTCCTAgacaaaaactgtaaaaaacatGCAAGTTACAACAA agaATGGTATAGACGGAATTTCACCATTACCCTTCTGATGGGCAGAGTAACTCTGCACAGTATCTGGAGGGCACTAAGTGGTCAAGTAAGGAGTAAAAGAAAAACCATGATGCCTGAATAA
- the LOC113584109 gene encoding cytochrome c oxidase assembly factor 8 isoform X1, with protein sequence MNVRTIRYLLFRTRRSILTSSRHSAGQPPQDENTRFNPAPTSKYDWIGPPDRLSNLRPVIYHIPENETQLERKLRHLRQETEDWNHAFWTYQNVTFTKEKEQFILSQLKLKGLTEKDERGRQRTLSSEEMAVFYKHFLDKNCKKHASYNKEWYRRNFTITLLMGRVTLHSIWRALSGQVRSKRKTMMPE encoded by the exons ATGAATGTCAGAACAATAAGGTATTTGCTTTTTAGAACCCGTCGTAGTATCCTGACAAGCAGTCGACACAGCGCTGGCCAACCTCCACAAGATGAG aACACTAGATTCAACCCAGCACCAACATCAAAATACGACTGGATTGGCCCACCAGACAGACTGTCAAATCTCCGACCAGTTATATATCATATCCCTGAAAATGAGACCCAACTGGAGAGAAAACTAAGACATCTGAGGCAGGAAACAGAGGACTGGAATCATGCGTTTTGGACATACCAGAATGTCACGTTCACTAAG GAAAAAGAACAATTCATACTGTCCCAGCTGAAGCTAAAAGGCTTGACAGAAAAAGATGAGAGAG GACGACAAAGGACCTTGAGTAGCGAGGAGATGGCAGTCTTCTACAAACACTTCCTAgacaaaaactgtaaaaaacatGCAAGTTACAACAA agaATGGTATAGACGGAATTTCACCATTACCCTTCTGATGGGCAGAGTAACTCTGCACAGTATCTGGAGGGCACTAAGTGGTCAAGTAAGGAGTAAAAGAAAAACCATGATGCCTGAATAA
- the LOC113584109 gene encoding cytochrome c oxidase assembly factor 8 isoform X3: MRFNPAPTSKYDWIGPPDRLSNLRPVIYHIPENETQLERKLRHLRQETEDWNHAFWTYQNVTFTKEKEQFILSQLKLKGLTEKDERGRQRTLSSEEMAVFYKHFLDKNCKKHASYNKEWYRRNFTITLLMGRVTLHSIWRALSGQVRSKRKTMMPE; encoded by the exons ATGAG ATTCAACCCAGCACCAACATCAAAATACGACTGGATTGGCCCACCAGACAGACTGTCAAATCTCCGACCAGTTATATATCATATCCCTGAAAATGAGACCCAACTGGAGAGAAAACTAAGACATCTGAGGCAGGAAACAGAGGACTGGAATCATGCGTTTTGGACATACCAGAATGTCACGTTCACTAAG GAAAAAGAACAATTCATACTGTCCCAGCTGAAGCTAAAAGGCTTGACAGAAAAAGATGAGAGAG GACGACAAAGGACCTTGAGTAGCGAGGAGATGGCAGTCTTCTACAAACACTTCCTAgacaaaaactgtaaaaaacatGCAAGTTACAACAA agaATGGTATAGACGGAATTTCACCATTACCCTTCTGATGGGCAGAGTAACTCTGCACAGTATCTGGAGGGCACTAAGTGGTCAAGTAAGGAGTAAAAGAAAAACCATGATGCCTGAATAA
- the klc1a gene encoding kinesin light chain 1 isoform X5, which produces MREDMSSVLCVKEVEGQGDPAEKLSQDELLCRTRDVMQGLEALRAEHHAILEGLMGTLRCLKQTQEGRAVEEKTAMIQRSLEMLELGLSEAQVMMALSGHLSAVEAEKQKLRAQVRRLCQENQWLRDELAGTQQRLQKSEQSVAQLEEEKKHLEFMNQLKKYDQDLSPTDDKDSDSSRETLDDLFPDEQDEPGPGIQTPHSSAVAAAQQGGYEIPARLRTLHNLVIQYASQGRYEVAVPLCKQALEDLEKTSGHDHPDVATMLNILALVYRDQNKYKEAANLLNDALAIREKTLGKDHPAVAATLNNLAVLYGKRGKYKEAEPLCKRALEIREKVLGKDHPDVAKQLNNLALLCQNQGKYEEVEHYYQRALNIYQTKLGPDDPNVAKTKNNLASCYLKQGKFKQAETLYKEILTRAHEREFGSVDDENKPIWMHAEEREESKGKQKDGSLFGDYGGWYKACKVDSPTVTTTLKNLGALYRRQGKFDAAETLEEAAMRSRKQGLDTAHKQRVAEVLCDTEAREKQCSRESLTSDTVKYESGPDGGEEV; this is translated from the exons atgcgTGAGGACATGTcgagtgtgctgtgtgtgaaggaggtggaggggcAGGGTGACCCTGCCGAGAAGCTGTCCCAGGATGAGTTGTTGTGTCGGACCCGGGATGTGATGCAGGGGTTAGAGGCTCTTCGTGCTGAGCACCATGCGATCCTGGAGGGGCTGATGGGAACGCTGCGCTGCCTCAAACAGACTCAGGAGGGCCGTGCCGTCGAGGAGAAGACCGCCATGATCCAGCGCTCTCTGGAGATGCTCGAGCTGGGCCTCAGTGAGGCACAG GTTATGATGGCTCTTTCAGGGCATCTGAGTGCAGTGGAGGCAGAGAAACAAAAGCTTCGGGCACAG gtgcgGCGACTATGCCAAGAAAACCAGTGGCTGCGGGATGAGCTGGCTGGCACGCAGCAACGTCTGCAGAAGAGTGAGCAGAGCGTGGCCCAGCttgaggaggagaagaaacaCCTGGAATTCATGAACCAGCTCAAAAAATATGACCAGGACCTCAGCCCAACA GATGACAAAGACTCTGACTCTAGTAGGGAGACTCTGGACGATCTTTTCCCTGATGAACAGGATGAGCCAGGCCCTGGCA tCCAAACCCCACACAGTAGTGCGGTAGCAGCAGCTCAGCAGGGTGGCTACGAGATCCCAGCTAGGCTCCGCACCCTCCACAACCTGGTGATCCAGTATGCCTCACAGGGCAGGTATGAGGTGGCTGTGCCCCTCTGCAAACAGGCACTGGAGGATTTGGAGAAGACCTCGGGCCATGACCATCCTGATGTCGCTACCATGCTCAACATCCTTGCCCTCGTTTACAG GGACCAGAATAAATACAAAGAGGCTGCAAACCTTCTGAATGATGCGCTTGCTAtcagagagaaaacactggGCAAAGACCATCctgcg gtggctGCTACACTGAATAACCTGGCTGTTCTTTATGGTAAGCGAGGAAAGTACAAGGAGGCTGAGCCACTATGCAAAAGGGCATTGGAGATCAGAGAGAAG GTGCTGGGGAAGGACCACCCTGATGTGGCAAAGCAGCTGAACAACCTAGCCTTGCTGTGTCAGAACCAGGGCAAGTATGAGGAGGTGGAGCACTACTACCAGAGAGCCCTCAACATCTACCAGACCAAACTGGGCCCTGATGACCCGAACGTAGCcaagacaaaaaacaatttG GCTTCATGTTATCTAAAGCAGGGCAAGTTTAAGCAAGCAGAGACTCTGTATAAAGAGATCCTCACACGAGCTCATGAGAGGGAGTTTGGATCTGTGGACG ATGAAAACAAGCCCATCTGGATGCAtgctgaagagagagaagaaagcaag ggaaagCAGAAGGATGGCTCTCTGTTCGGAGACTATGGTGGCTGGTACAAGGCCTGCAAAGTAGACAG TCCCACAGTGACAACCACGCTGAAGAACCTGGGGGCTCTCTACAGGCGGCAGGGCAAGTTTGACGCTGCTGAGACTCTAGAGGAGGCTGCTATGCGTTCCCGAAAACAG GGTCTGGACACAGCCCACAAGCAGCGTGTAGCAGAGGTGTTATGCGACACGGAGGCTCGGGAGAAGCAGTGCAGCAGGGAGAGCCTCACCTCCGATACCGTGAAGTATGAGAGCGGCCCAGACGGAGGAGAGGAA GTGTAA
- the klc1a gene encoding kinesin light chain 1 isoform X4, protein MREDMSSVLCVKEVEGQGDPAEKLSQDELLCRTRDVMQGLEALRAEHHAILEGLMGTLRCLKQTQEGRAVEEKTAMIQRSLEMLELGLSEAQVMMALSGHLSAVEAEKQKLRAQVRRLCQENQWLRDELAGTQQRLQKSEQSVAQLEEEKKHLEFMNQLKKYDQDLSPTDDKDSDSSRETLDDLFPDEQDEPGPGIQTPHSSAVAAAQQGGYEIPARLRTLHNLVIQYASQGRYEVAVPLCKQALEDLEKTSGHDHPDVATMLNILALVYRDQNKYKEAANLLNDALAIREKTLGKDHPAVAATLNNLAVLYGKRGKYKEAEPLCKRALEIREKVLGKDHPDVAKQLNNLALLCQNQGKYEEVEHYYQRALNIYQTKLGPDDPNVAKTKNNLASCYLKQGKFKQAETLYKEILTRAHEREFGSVDDENKPIWMHAEEREESKGKQKDGSLFGDYGGWYKACKVDSPTVTTTLKNLGALYRRQGKFDAAETLEEAAMRSRKQGLDTAHKQRVAEVLCDTEAREKQCSRESLTSDTVKYESGPDGGEEQV, encoded by the exons atgcgTGAGGACATGTcgagtgtgctgtgtgtgaaggaggtggaggggcAGGGTGACCCTGCCGAGAAGCTGTCCCAGGATGAGTTGTTGTGTCGGACCCGGGATGTGATGCAGGGGTTAGAGGCTCTTCGTGCTGAGCACCATGCGATCCTGGAGGGGCTGATGGGAACGCTGCGCTGCCTCAAACAGACTCAGGAGGGCCGTGCCGTCGAGGAGAAGACCGCCATGATCCAGCGCTCTCTGGAGATGCTCGAGCTGGGCCTCAGTGAGGCACAG GTTATGATGGCTCTTTCAGGGCATCTGAGTGCAGTGGAGGCAGAGAAACAAAAGCTTCGGGCACAG gtgcgGCGACTATGCCAAGAAAACCAGTGGCTGCGGGATGAGCTGGCTGGCACGCAGCAACGTCTGCAGAAGAGTGAGCAGAGCGTGGCCCAGCttgaggaggagaagaaacaCCTGGAATTCATGAACCAGCTCAAAAAATATGACCAGGACCTCAGCCCAACA GATGACAAAGACTCTGACTCTAGTAGGGAGACTCTGGACGATCTTTTCCCTGATGAACAGGATGAGCCAGGCCCTGGCA tCCAAACCCCACACAGTAGTGCGGTAGCAGCAGCTCAGCAGGGTGGCTACGAGATCCCAGCTAGGCTCCGCACCCTCCACAACCTGGTGATCCAGTATGCCTCACAGGGCAGGTATGAGGTGGCTGTGCCCCTCTGCAAACAGGCACTGGAGGATTTGGAGAAGACCTCGGGCCATGACCATCCTGATGTCGCTACCATGCTCAACATCCTTGCCCTCGTTTACAG GGACCAGAATAAATACAAAGAGGCTGCAAACCTTCTGAATGATGCGCTTGCTAtcagagagaaaacactggGCAAAGACCATCctgcg gtggctGCTACACTGAATAACCTGGCTGTTCTTTATGGTAAGCGAGGAAAGTACAAGGAGGCTGAGCCACTATGCAAAAGGGCATTGGAGATCAGAGAGAAG GTGCTGGGGAAGGACCACCCTGATGTGGCAAAGCAGCTGAACAACCTAGCCTTGCTGTGTCAGAACCAGGGCAAGTATGAGGAGGTGGAGCACTACTACCAGAGAGCCCTCAACATCTACCAGACCAAACTGGGCCCTGATGACCCGAACGTAGCcaagacaaaaaacaatttG GCTTCATGTTATCTAAAGCAGGGCAAGTTTAAGCAAGCAGAGACTCTGTATAAAGAGATCCTCACACGAGCTCATGAGAGGGAGTTTGGATCTGTGGACG ATGAAAACAAGCCCATCTGGATGCAtgctgaagagagagaagaaagcaag ggaaagCAGAAGGATGGCTCTCTGTTCGGAGACTATGGTGGCTGGTACAAGGCCTGCAAAGTAGACAG TCCCACAGTGACAACCACGCTGAAGAACCTGGGGGCTCTCTACAGGCGGCAGGGCAAGTTTGACGCTGCTGAGACTCTAGAGGAGGCTGCTATGCGTTCCCGAAAACAG GGTCTGGACACAGCCCACAAGCAGCGTGTAGCAGAGGTGTTATGCGACACGGAGGCTCGGGAGAAGCAGTGCAGCAGGGAGAGCCTCACCTCCGATACCGTGAAGTATGAGAGCGGCCCAGACGGAGGAGAGGAA CAGGTGTAA
- the klc1a gene encoding kinesin light chain 1 isoform X3: MREDMSSVLCVKEVEGQGDPAEKLSQDELLCRTRDVMQGLEALRAEHHAILEGLMGTLRCLKQTQEGRAVEEKTAMIQRSLEMLELGLSEAQVMMALSGHLSAVEAEKQKLRAQVRRLCQENQWLRDELAGTQQRLQKSEQSVAQLEEEKKHLEFMNQLKKYDQDLSPTDDKDSDSSRETLDDLFPDEQDEPGPGIQTPHSSAVAAAQQGGYEIPARLRTLHNLVIQYASQGRYEVAVPLCKQALEDLEKTSGHDHPDVATMLNILALVYRDQNKYKEAANLLNDALAIREKTLGKDHPAVAATLNNLAVLYGKRGKYKEAEPLCKRALEIREKVLGKDHPDVAKQLNNLALLCQNQGKYEEVEHYYQRALNIYQTKLGPDDPNVAKTKNNLASCYLKQGKFKQAETLYKEILTRAHEREFGSVDDENKPIWMHAEEREESKGKQKDGSLFGDYGGWYKACKVDSPTVTTTLKNLGALYRRQGKFDAAETLEEAAMRSRKQGLDTAHKQRVAEVLCDTEAREKQCSRESLTSDTVKYESGPDGGEEVSMSVEWNGDGSGSLKRSGSFSKLRASLRRSSEKLVRKLKGGSSRENEPKNPGREIIV, from the exons atgcgTGAGGACATGTcgagtgtgctgtgtgtgaaggaggtggaggggcAGGGTGACCCTGCCGAGAAGCTGTCCCAGGATGAGTTGTTGTGTCGGACCCGGGATGTGATGCAGGGGTTAGAGGCTCTTCGTGCTGAGCACCATGCGATCCTGGAGGGGCTGATGGGAACGCTGCGCTGCCTCAAACAGACTCAGGAGGGCCGTGCCGTCGAGGAGAAGACCGCCATGATCCAGCGCTCTCTGGAGATGCTCGAGCTGGGCCTCAGTGAGGCACAG GTTATGATGGCTCTTTCAGGGCATCTGAGTGCAGTGGAGGCAGAGAAACAAAAGCTTCGGGCACAG gtgcgGCGACTATGCCAAGAAAACCAGTGGCTGCGGGATGAGCTGGCTGGCACGCAGCAACGTCTGCAGAAGAGTGAGCAGAGCGTGGCCCAGCttgaggaggagaagaaacaCCTGGAATTCATGAACCAGCTCAAAAAATATGACCAGGACCTCAGCCCAACA GATGACAAAGACTCTGACTCTAGTAGGGAGACTCTGGACGATCTTTTCCCTGATGAACAGGATGAGCCAGGCCCTGGCA tCCAAACCCCACACAGTAGTGCGGTAGCAGCAGCTCAGCAGGGTGGCTACGAGATCCCAGCTAGGCTCCGCACCCTCCACAACCTGGTGATCCAGTATGCCTCACAGGGCAGGTATGAGGTGGCTGTGCCCCTCTGCAAACAGGCACTGGAGGATTTGGAGAAGACCTCGGGCCATGACCATCCTGATGTCGCTACCATGCTCAACATCCTTGCCCTCGTTTACAG GGACCAGAATAAATACAAAGAGGCTGCAAACCTTCTGAATGATGCGCTTGCTAtcagagagaaaacactggGCAAAGACCATCctgcg gtggctGCTACACTGAATAACCTGGCTGTTCTTTATGGTAAGCGAGGAAAGTACAAGGAGGCTGAGCCACTATGCAAAAGGGCATTGGAGATCAGAGAGAAG GTGCTGGGGAAGGACCACCCTGATGTGGCAAAGCAGCTGAACAACCTAGCCTTGCTGTGTCAGAACCAGGGCAAGTATGAGGAGGTGGAGCACTACTACCAGAGAGCCCTCAACATCTACCAGACCAAACTGGGCCCTGATGACCCGAACGTAGCcaagacaaaaaacaatttG GCTTCATGTTATCTAAAGCAGGGCAAGTTTAAGCAAGCAGAGACTCTGTATAAAGAGATCCTCACACGAGCTCATGAGAGGGAGTTTGGATCTGTGGACG ATGAAAACAAGCCCATCTGGATGCAtgctgaagagagagaagaaagcaag ggaaagCAGAAGGATGGCTCTCTGTTCGGAGACTATGGTGGCTGGTACAAGGCCTGCAAAGTAGACAG TCCCACAGTGACAACCACGCTGAAGAACCTGGGGGCTCTCTACAGGCGGCAGGGCAAGTTTGACGCTGCTGAGACTCTAGAGGAGGCTGCTATGCGTTCCCGAAAACAG GGTCTGGACACAGCCCACAAGCAGCGTGTAGCAGAGGTGTTATGCGACACGGAGGCTCGGGAGAAGCAGTGCAGCAGGGAGAGCCTCACCTCCGATACCGTGAAGTATGAGAGCGGCCCAGACGGAGGAGAGGAAGTGAGTATGAGTGTGGAGTGGAACGGG GATGGCTCGGGCTCACTGAAGCGCAGCGGCTCCTTCAGTAAACTCCGTGCCTCCCTCCGCCGCAGCAGCGAGAAACTAGTCCGCAAACTCAAAGGAGGCAGCTCACGAGAAAACGAGCCGAAGAACCCTGG
- the klc1a gene encoding kinesin light chain 1 isoform X1 yields the protein MREDMSSVLCVKEVEGQGDPAEKLSQDELLCRTRDVMQGLEALRAEHHAILEGLMGTLRCLKQTQEGRAVEEKTAMIQRSLEMLELGLSEAQVMMALSGHLSAVEAEKQKLRAQVRRLCQENQWLRDELAGTQQRLQKSEQSVAQLEEEKKHLEFMNQLKKYDQDLSPTDDKDSDSSRETLDDLFPDEQDEPGPGIQTPHSSAVAAAQQGGYEIPARLRTLHNLVIQYASQGRYEVAVPLCKQALEDLEKTSGHDHPDVATMLNILALVYRDQNKYKEAANLLNDALAIREKTLGKDHPAVAATLNNLAVLYGKRGKYKEAEPLCKRALEIREKVLGKDHPDVAKQLNNLALLCQNQGKYEEVEHYYQRALNIYQTKLGPDDPNVAKTKNNLASCYLKQGKFKQAETLYKEILTRAHEREFGSVDDENKPIWMHAEEREESKGKQKDGSLFGDYGGWYKACKVDSPTVTTTLKNLGALYRRQGKFDAAETLEEAAMRSRKQGLDTAHKQRVAEVLCDTEAREKQCSRESLTSDTVKYESGPDGGEEVSMSVEWNGDGSGSLKRSGSFSKLRASLRRSSEKLVRKLKGGSSRENEPKNPGMKRANSLGVLNKLDKPAGELYKERNNRLRKTRDLSASHADLAH from the exons atgcgTGAGGACATGTcgagtgtgctgtgtgtgaaggaggtggaggggcAGGGTGACCCTGCCGAGAAGCTGTCCCAGGATGAGTTGTTGTGTCGGACCCGGGATGTGATGCAGGGGTTAGAGGCTCTTCGTGCTGAGCACCATGCGATCCTGGAGGGGCTGATGGGAACGCTGCGCTGCCTCAAACAGACTCAGGAGGGCCGTGCCGTCGAGGAGAAGACCGCCATGATCCAGCGCTCTCTGGAGATGCTCGAGCTGGGCCTCAGTGAGGCACAG GTTATGATGGCTCTTTCAGGGCATCTGAGTGCAGTGGAGGCAGAGAAACAAAAGCTTCGGGCACAG gtgcgGCGACTATGCCAAGAAAACCAGTGGCTGCGGGATGAGCTGGCTGGCACGCAGCAACGTCTGCAGAAGAGTGAGCAGAGCGTGGCCCAGCttgaggaggagaagaaacaCCTGGAATTCATGAACCAGCTCAAAAAATATGACCAGGACCTCAGCCCAACA GATGACAAAGACTCTGACTCTAGTAGGGAGACTCTGGACGATCTTTTCCCTGATGAACAGGATGAGCCAGGCCCTGGCA tCCAAACCCCACACAGTAGTGCGGTAGCAGCAGCTCAGCAGGGTGGCTACGAGATCCCAGCTAGGCTCCGCACCCTCCACAACCTGGTGATCCAGTATGCCTCACAGGGCAGGTATGAGGTGGCTGTGCCCCTCTGCAAACAGGCACTGGAGGATTTGGAGAAGACCTCGGGCCATGACCATCCTGATGTCGCTACCATGCTCAACATCCTTGCCCTCGTTTACAG GGACCAGAATAAATACAAAGAGGCTGCAAACCTTCTGAATGATGCGCTTGCTAtcagagagaaaacactggGCAAAGACCATCctgcg gtggctGCTACACTGAATAACCTGGCTGTTCTTTATGGTAAGCGAGGAAAGTACAAGGAGGCTGAGCCACTATGCAAAAGGGCATTGGAGATCAGAGAGAAG GTGCTGGGGAAGGACCACCCTGATGTGGCAAAGCAGCTGAACAACCTAGCCTTGCTGTGTCAGAACCAGGGCAAGTATGAGGAGGTGGAGCACTACTACCAGAGAGCCCTCAACATCTACCAGACCAAACTGGGCCCTGATGACCCGAACGTAGCcaagacaaaaaacaatttG GCTTCATGTTATCTAAAGCAGGGCAAGTTTAAGCAAGCAGAGACTCTGTATAAAGAGATCCTCACACGAGCTCATGAGAGGGAGTTTGGATCTGTGGACG ATGAAAACAAGCCCATCTGGATGCAtgctgaagagagagaagaaagcaag ggaaagCAGAAGGATGGCTCTCTGTTCGGAGACTATGGTGGCTGGTACAAGGCCTGCAAAGTAGACAG TCCCACAGTGACAACCACGCTGAAGAACCTGGGGGCTCTCTACAGGCGGCAGGGCAAGTTTGACGCTGCTGAGACTCTAGAGGAGGCTGCTATGCGTTCCCGAAAACAG GGTCTGGACACAGCCCACAAGCAGCGTGTAGCAGAGGTGTTATGCGACACGGAGGCTCGGGAGAAGCAGTGCAGCAGGGAGAGCCTCACCTCCGATACCGTGAAGTATGAGAGCGGCCCAGACGGAGGAGAGGAAGTGAGTATGAGTGTGGAGTGGAACGGG GATGGCTCGGGCTCACTGAAGCGCAGCGGCTCCTTCAGTAAACTCCGTGCCTCCCTCCGCCGCAGCAGCGAGAAACTAGTCCGCAAACTCAAAGGAGGCAGCTCACGAGAAAACGAGCCGAAGAACCCTGG
- the klc1a gene encoding kinesin light chain 1 isoform X2 → MREDMSSVLCVKEVEGQGDPAEKLSQDELLCRTRDVMQGLEALRAEHHAILEGLMGTLRCLKQTQEGRAVEEKTAMIQRSLEMLELGLSEAQVMMALSGHLSAVEAEKQKLRAQVRRLCQENQWLRDELAGTQQRLQKSEQSVAQLEEEKKHLEFMNQLKKYDQDLSPTDDKDSDSSRETLDDLFPDEQDEPGPGIQTPHSSAVAAAQQGGYEIPARLRTLHNLVIQYASQGRYEVAVPLCKQALEDLEKTSGHDHPDVATMLNILALVYRDQNKYKEAANLLNDALAIREKTLGKDHPAVAATLNNLAVLYGKRGKYKEAEPLCKRALEIREKVLGKDHPDVAKQLNNLALLCQNQGKYEEVEHYYQRALNIYQTKLGPDDPNVAKTKNNLASCYLKQGKFKQAETLYKEILTRAHEREFGSVDDENKPIWMHAEEREESKGKQKDGSLFGDYGGWYKACKVDSPTVTTTLKNLGALYRRQGKFDAAETLEEAAMRSRKQGLDTAHKQRVAEVLCDTEAREKQCSRESLTSDTVKYESGPDGGEEVSMSVEWNGDGSGSLKRSGSFSKLRASLRRSSEKLVRKLKGGSSRENEPKNPGMKRANSLGVLNKLDKPAGELYKVRKREIIV, encoded by the exons atgcgTGAGGACATGTcgagtgtgctgtgtgtgaaggaggtggaggggcAGGGTGACCCTGCCGAGAAGCTGTCCCAGGATGAGTTGTTGTGTCGGACCCGGGATGTGATGCAGGGGTTAGAGGCTCTTCGTGCTGAGCACCATGCGATCCTGGAGGGGCTGATGGGAACGCTGCGCTGCCTCAAACAGACTCAGGAGGGCCGTGCCGTCGAGGAGAAGACCGCCATGATCCAGCGCTCTCTGGAGATGCTCGAGCTGGGCCTCAGTGAGGCACAG GTTATGATGGCTCTTTCAGGGCATCTGAGTGCAGTGGAGGCAGAGAAACAAAAGCTTCGGGCACAG gtgcgGCGACTATGCCAAGAAAACCAGTGGCTGCGGGATGAGCTGGCTGGCACGCAGCAACGTCTGCAGAAGAGTGAGCAGAGCGTGGCCCAGCttgaggaggagaagaaacaCCTGGAATTCATGAACCAGCTCAAAAAATATGACCAGGACCTCAGCCCAACA GATGACAAAGACTCTGACTCTAGTAGGGAGACTCTGGACGATCTTTTCCCTGATGAACAGGATGAGCCAGGCCCTGGCA tCCAAACCCCACACAGTAGTGCGGTAGCAGCAGCTCAGCAGGGTGGCTACGAGATCCCAGCTAGGCTCCGCACCCTCCACAACCTGGTGATCCAGTATGCCTCACAGGGCAGGTATGAGGTGGCTGTGCCCCTCTGCAAACAGGCACTGGAGGATTTGGAGAAGACCTCGGGCCATGACCATCCTGATGTCGCTACCATGCTCAACATCCTTGCCCTCGTTTACAG GGACCAGAATAAATACAAAGAGGCTGCAAACCTTCTGAATGATGCGCTTGCTAtcagagagaaaacactggGCAAAGACCATCctgcg gtggctGCTACACTGAATAACCTGGCTGTTCTTTATGGTAAGCGAGGAAAGTACAAGGAGGCTGAGCCACTATGCAAAAGGGCATTGGAGATCAGAGAGAAG GTGCTGGGGAAGGACCACCCTGATGTGGCAAAGCAGCTGAACAACCTAGCCTTGCTGTGTCAGAACCAGGGCAAGTATGAGGAGGTGGAGCACTACTACCAGAGAGCCCTCAACATCTACCAGACCAAACTGGGCCCTGATGACCCGAACGTAGCcaagacaaaaaacaatttG GCTTCATGTTATCTAAAGCAGGGCAAGTTTAAGCAAGCAGAGACTCTGTATAAAGAGATCCTCACACGAGCTCATGAGAGGGAGTTTGGATCTGTGGACG ATGAAAACAAGCCCATCTGGATGCAtgctgaagagagagaagaaagcaag ggaaagCAGAAGGATGGCTCTCTGTTCGGAGACTATGGTGGCTGGTACAAGGCCTGCAAAGTAGACAG TCCCACAGTGACAACCACGCTGAAGAACCTGGGGGCTCTCTACAGGCGGCAGGGCAAGTTTGACGCTGCTGAGACTCTAGAGGAGGCTGCTATGCGTTCCCGAAAACAG GGTCTGGACACAGCCCACAAGCAGCGTGTAGCAGAGGTGTTATGCGACACGGAGGCTCGGGAGAAGCAGTGCAGCAGGGAGAGCCTCACCTCCGATACCGTGAAGTATGAGAGCGGCCCAGACGGAGGAGAGGAAGTGAGTATGAGTGTGGAGTGGAACGGG GATGGCTCGGGCTCACTGAAGCGCAGCGGCTCCTTCAGTAAACTCCGTGCCTCCCTCCGCCGCAGCAGCGAGAAACTAGTCCGCAAACTCAAAGGAGGCAGCTCACGAGAAAACGAGCCGAAGAACCCTGG